The following are encoded together in the Lentisphaerota bacterium genome:
- a CDS encoding DEAD/DEAH box helicase, with amino-acid sequence MDDVSHADEAGTFAAFKFSDKIRKGVEAAGFKVPSPVQRDAIPYVLAGRDLIAQAQTGTGKTAAFALPAMQRMTLDRGIELLVITPTRELATQVSGEIHRLGRFAGVETGTVYGGQSYGVQLRMLERGVHALVATPGRLLDLLRSGKLAGMRPWMVVLDEADEMLDMGFLDDVKEILSHVKEEHQTLLFSATMPDPIRRLAEKFMRDPISVRTVEDQAATKADIRQVYHVIAESEREVALVRLLESLRPRKAIVFCRTREETDRLQEALSSHGFGARALHGDMEQRQRNTVMSGFRQGSSDILVATDIAARGLDVPDVSHVFNYHLPFDAKGYVHRIGRTGRAGKKGTAITLVTPREFETIKRLERGIGAKLEGQPVPSLKQLRVNRRALLSEALENQAISPNGRVLVLELIASGADPVDVAAKLASKILDQHAESGPETIGLAQTQLDQLRRQQGRDYGGRDRRGGGPPPRFQRGGGRGGDGRGGRPPQRPGAGRPK; translated from the coding sequence ATGGACGATGTATCCCATGCGGATGAGGCGGGGACCTTCGCCGCCTTTAAATTTTCAGACAAGATTCGCAAGGGCGTTGAGGCCGCCGGGTTCAAGGTGCCCAGTCCGGTGCAGCGCGATGCGATTCCGTATGTGCTGGCCGGCCGTGATCTGATCGCTCAGGCGCAGACCGGCACGGGCAAGACCGCGGCGTTCGCCCTGCCCGCCATGCAGCGGATGACCCTGGACCGGGGGATCGAGTTGCTGGTCATCACGCCCACCCGCGAACTGGCGACACAGGTCAGCGGCGAAATCCACCGCCTGGGGCGCTTTGCCGGCGTGGAGACCGGCACGGTGTATGGCGGACAGTCCTACGGCGTCCAGCTCCGTATGCTGGAACGGGGCGTGCACGCCCTGGTGGCCACGCCCGGCCGCCTGCTCGATCTGCTCCGTTCCGGCAAGCTGGCCGGCATGCGTCCGTGGATGGTGGTGCTGGACGAGGCCGACGAGATGCTCGATATGGGCTTCCTGGACGACGTGAAGGAGATCCTGTCGCATGTGAAGGAGGAACACCAGACGCTGCTCTTTTCGGCGACGATGCCCGACCCGATCCGACGCCTGGCCGAAAAGTTCATGCGTGATCCGATCTCGGTGCGAACCGTCGAGGACCAGGCGGCGACCAAGGCAGACATCCGGCAAGTGTATCACGTGATCGCCGAGAGCGAACGCGAAGTCGCGCTGGTGCGGCTGCTGGAGTCGCTGCGGCCGCGCAAGGCCATCGTCTTCTGCCGGACCCGCGAGGAGACCGACCGGCTGCAGGAGGCGCTGAGCAGCCACGGCTTCGGCGCGCGCGCGCTGCACGGCGACATGGAGCAGCGGCAGCGCAACACCGTGATGAGCGGCTTTCGGCAGGGATCGAGCGATATCCTCGTGGCAACCGACATCGCCGCGCGCGGCCTCGATGTTCCCGACGTGTCGCATGTCTTCAACTACCACCTGCCGTTCGATGCCAAGGGCTACGTCCATCGCATCGGGCGGACCGGCCGCGCCGGCAAGAAGGGGACGGCGATCACGCTGGTCACCCCGCGGGAGTTTGAGACCATCAAGCGACTCGAACGGGGGATCGGCGCCAAGCTCGAAGGGCAGCCCGTGCCCAGCCTGAAGCAGTTGCGAGTGAATCGCCGCGCCCTCCTCTCCGAGGCGCTCGAGAATCAGGCGATCTCTCCCAACGGGCGGGTGCTGGTGCTCGAACTCATCGCCAGCGGTGCGGATCCGGTTGATGTGGCCGCCAAGCTGGCGTCCAAGATTCTGGACCAGCACGCGGAATCGGGACCCGAGACCATCGGCCTGGCCCAAACGCAGCTCGACCAGCTCCGCCGGCAGCAGGGACGCGATTACGGCGGCCGGGATCGTCGGGGCGGCGGCCCGCCGCCCCGTTTCCAGCGCGGCGGCGGCAGAGGCGGCGATGGCCGCGGAGGACGTCCCCCGCAACGCCCCGGCGCGGGCCGTCCCAAATGA
- a CDS encoding MotA/TolQ/ExbB proton channel family protein has protein sequence MAPMRINAVWAAAAGVLAAGSAWAQGAAATTANTGQSLEELFERGGPLMWPILLCSVVMVAFIFERWIGLRHSRIFPSKLHERLVGLARAGRLEEALEACRTGRSEFARLVGGGLARAESGGFEMEAGLEEEGGRVLYNLRSNCKPLAIVADVAPLLGLMGTVTGMIKAFDVVAKSNALGRTELLAEGISEALLTTAFGMAVAVPSVIVYHVFRIRAENLLREMEDAALEIVAAMRKGLKR, from the coding sequence ATGGCACCTATGAGAATCAACGCGGTGTGGGCGGCGGCCGCCGGCGTGCTGGCGGCCGGATCGGCTTGGGCGCAGGGTGCGGCGGCGACGACGGCGAACACCGGCCAGAGCCTCGAGGAGCTGTTCGAACGGGGCGGCCCGCTGATGTGGCCGATCCTGCTGTGCTCGGTGGTGATGGTGGCATTCATCTTTGAGCGGTGGATCGGATTGCGCCACAGCCGGATCTTTCCGTCCAAGCTCCATGAGCGGCTCGTCGGGCTGGCCCGCGCAGGCCGCCTGGAGGAGGCGCTGGAGGCCTGCCGGACCGGACGCTCGGAGTTTGCGCGGCTCGTGGGCGGCGGCCTGGCGCGAGCCGAGTCGGGCGGCTTCGAGATGGAGGCGGGCCTCGAGGAGGAGGGCGGCCGCGTCCTCTACAACCTGCGCAGCAATTGCAAGCCGCTGGCCATCGTGGCCGATGTCGCGCCGCTCCTCGGCTTGATGGGCACCGTGACCGGCATGATCAAGGCGTTTGACGTGGTGGCCAAGTCCAACGCCCTCGGCCGGACCGAACTGCTGGCCGAGGGCATCAGCGAGGCGCTCCTCACCACGGCGTTCGGCATGGCGGTCGCCGTCCCGTCCGTCATCGTCTACCATGTCTTCCGCATCCGCGCCGAGAACCTGTTGCGCGAAATGGAAGACGCCGCGCTCGAGATCGTGGCGGCCATGCGCAAGGGACTGAAGCGGTAA
- a CDS encoding biopolymer transporter ExbD, which produces MRALCQDDEGSGVRIAPLIDIVFLLLIFFLVATTFYEAEKDITIRLAPATEGGERAKLPDLLIVNVSEAGAIVVNQRMLTLDQLDGLFAEAQRQHGSVSVVIRCDKRSRHTDFVKVLNACEKAKITQVSVATFQTDE; this is translated from the coding sequence ATGCGCGCATTATGCCAGGATGACGAGGGCAGCGGCGTGCGCATTGCGCCGTTGATTGACATCGTGTTCCTCCTGCTGATCTTCTTCCTCGTGGCAACCACCTTCTATGAGGCCGAAAAGGACATCACCATCCGCCTGGCACCCGCGACCGAAGGGGGCGAACGAGCCAAACTGCCCGATCTGCTCATCGTGAACGTCAGCGAGGCGGGCGCGATCGTGGTGAACCAGCGTATGCTGACCCTCGACCAGCTCGACGGTCTCTTCGCCGAAGCGCAACGCCAGCACGGCAGCGTCTCGGTGGTGATCCGCTGCGACAAGCGGTCGCGGCATACCGATTTCGTGAAGGTGCTCAACGCCTGCGAGAAGGCGAAGATCACGCAGGTCTCCGTGGCGACGTTTCAGACCGATGAGTAG
- a CDS encoding CAAX prenyl protease-related protein → MMAGSDQPAERNLARGHAAPFLVWVGCIAVLAAAERLFPLPALVQPWVYAVKSAACAALFLWWRPWRIYPAMRLRNALWAVAAGLAVAGLWVLPETVWFGQAFPSAQAFYHRWLILMPGVYPDYYDPARFPLLPPGFAGSIYDPAVCGWGLSLARLVGSALVIAVIEEFFFRGFLYRWLRQEAFWKIPLTRWDLSTFWIVVLVFGIEHDRWLAGMAAGAVYGLLAVRTGDLWAAALAHGLTNLALGAYVLLCGRYGFW, encoded by the coding sequence ATGATGGCTGGCAGCGACCAACCGGCGGAACGGAATTTGGCGCGTGGACACGCCGCGCCATTTCTGGTGTGGGTCGGGTGCATTGCGGTGCTGGCGGCGGCGGAGCGGCTGTTCCCTCTCCCGGCACTGGTACAACCGTGGGTTTATGCGGTTAAGTCGGCAGCCTGTGCGGCGTTGTTTCTGTGGTGGCGTCCATGGCGGATCTATCCGGCGATGCGCCTCCGAAACGCGCTGTGGGCTGTGGCGGCGGGGCTGGCCGTGGCGGGGCTGTGGGTGCTGCCCGAAACGGTGTGGTTTGGACAGGCGTTCCCATCGGCGCAGGCGTTCTACCACCGCTGGCTGATCCTGATGCCCGGCGTCTATCCCGACTATTATGATCCCGCGAGGTTCCCCCTGCTGCCACCGGGTTTTGCAGGTTCGATCTACGATCCGGCGGTCTGCGGATGGGGGCTGTCCCTCGCTCGACTGGTCGGTTCGGCCCTCGTGATTGCGGTTATTGAAGAGTTTTTCTTTCGCGGGTTTCTCTACCGCTGGCTCCGTCAGGAGGCGTTCTGGAAAATCCCCCTGACCCGCTGGGACCTGTCAACGTTCTGGATCGTCGTGCTGGTTTTCGGAATCGAGCATGACCGCTGGCTCGCGGGGATGGCGGCGGGCGCGGTTTACGGGCTGCTGGCGGTGCGCACGGGCGACCTCTGGGCCGCCGCCCTGGCGCATGGGCTGACCAATCTTGCGCTCGGAGCCTACGTGCTGCTTTGCGGTCGCTACGGTTTTTGGTAA
- a CDS encoding DUF4159 domain-containing protein, with the protein MATEQRTTGRLNRLARRALLGACLVCAATGRAALFDSRGHYGFVSLGADEAPGATAFSARVEGPSGSGDVRRVLARPAGGGWQIFVGGWPAAAQGLSDLVLCAQGASGTRELRFPQTVTAAAGRMDVALVIDDSFSMRKTDPARLRVNALTRFARIAASRGAVRTLSVVAFDRRPRLLLPPTPPADTAPFEQAMAGLVARGPTDLDAAFVLAGQTLATLSDSRKIVVVLSDGRDEPGRYDDAHRRFAASRIPVYTVGLSPLADSNTLDRIARDTGGMYSFAPDMTRLEAIFQEIVLAIHPSVTIGAWDLTAADADVPVDDSVRLLTLTLTDDEDVQAVITPPDGGAAVALRSARASDALAERYAPARGLWHATGLGALTATAESDLELVLFPRVGVATDAVPQVVAALVLREGDAMIRDCDVSLITGTGGAQQKLEWNERGYFEGFVVPSGAGPAVWQATARGVTGAGLPFQRIAVQRQQVAPMRRDALWVQPKPVVLELDPGCTVTGRVVIAGRGRFTADVQGFGADVSLLQSGGEIPEGRQLELGLAVTAGPDARPGATTGQVVVAVGKLPRAAVSVCVRIRAPPIAVGPRELAWHDVAPGQAVTGTVWAVARSADRACRVQAVALGFDGRSGGVRDVTLGVETTRWQMVIGTAGIGSTTQLTGRVAVSWGWDTVEVPWTVRVVVPEPEVIPEPEPEPEPAVVTDPEPESEPEPVIEPPQPEPDPAPEVAPPAPSAAEPAAVTPAPAGDTHAWRMTGVLILLLILLYLLWRMTRGDENRLAKYFAASLVMHILVFLLCLDLLLQTRVVTLDQISPTLAVTIGSLEEKLGFSLAPAAGAVAVKDTQAELDVQARADLSLAASEARTAADLAQPDLSASAVAAMEAQTRERTPDPLERQAEEAAKQALQPDTPAEKQPEVAAKRRESEQTVEHARVFEATRATAVQRHATERREMQVTLPQHGAEVQDVAVAPTPLKRQAAAALHATESAERELAPTAEASPEDLRQASAKHAERVAQADAARSVDRQRAVTDGGAAQRKTATAISVAAGANARQPEAATVALARVASAAASPETARPESFGSERQAAGPAAVAAEAVALAAGTQRRDAPAATPAGSEPAAATVARAAEAAGGAARRKTSTAISLTAAADAHRPEAARDVGIALPKRTGQPQRGQNGAGDLALKGGSGGPVTVSATLALAQYGGDWDCARTAMMFLSHQLRERTGMSLMAGDIVVRLDQPELHRLPFVYLTGHNDFRFTDAEVRNLRDYLQKNGHLWADDSTHYRDETFDRAFRREIARVLPGAVIERLGADFDGWRTGYDLTRGYKGYAIPPGDKYREDYIEGIRINGRVAVVYTRNDYGDGLNIDPHTQPLKDSLTSLSPAEMQEGATRMGVNLVLYFLSQHGGIDVTFMDKASGGMRRASDPSDARPPAGPTRPISGAGQAAAWVREEWGDAAEGVEADGRLVVRFQVGSKEKTVFGRVCDPALAVRVGDTLLVDVESRLTCGTRVALGLDAGGRYFETAPFYIKPGRNTAFFACSDKTFKSALTDWEYRDSLPLPTEVGKINVLIYSPAGGELRFSNFRIVAQ; encoded by the coding sequence GTGGCGACGGAACAGCGGACAACGGGACGGTTGAACCGGCTCGCCCGGCGCGCGCTGCTGGGCGCGTGCCTGGTGTGCGCCGCAACCGGCCGCGCCGCGCTGTTCGACTCCCGCGGTCATTACGGGTTTGTCTCCCTCGGCGCGGACGAGGCCCCCGGCGCCACCGCGTTCTCGGCGCGCGTGGAAGGCCCTTCCGGCTCGGGGGACGTGCGCCGCGTGCTCGCCCGGCCGGCCGGCGGCGGCTGGCAGATTTTCGTCGGCGGATGGCCCGCTGCCGCGCAGGGACTGTCGGACCTCGTGCTGTGCGCGCAGGGCGCCTCCGGCACGCGCGAACTGCGCTTCCCGCAAACGGTGACGGCCGCGGCCGGCCGGATGGACGTGGCGCTGGTTATTGATGACTCGTTCAGCATGCGCAAGACCGATCCCGCCCGCCTGCGCGTCAACGCGCTCACCCGCTTTGCGCGCATCGCCGCCAGCCGCGGGGCCGTGCGCACCCTCTCGGTCGTGGCGTTTGACCGGCGTCCGCGTTTGCTCCTCCCCCCCACCCCGCCCGCCGATACCGCCCCCTTCGAACAGGCCATGGCGGGGCTGGTCGCGCGCGGCCCGACCGATCTCGATGCGGCGTTCGTCCTGGCCGGCCAGACCCTCGCCACCCTCTCCGACTCCCGCAAAATCGTCGTGGTGCTGTCGGACGGCCGAGACGAGCCGGGCCGCTATGACGACGCCCATCGCCGGTTCGCGGCCTCGCGCATCCCGGTCTATACCGTCGGACTCTCCCCGCTGGCCGACAGCAATACCCTGGATCGCATCGCCCGCGATACCGGCGGGATGTATTCATTTGCGCCCGATATGACCCGCCTGGAGGCGATCTTTCAGGAAATCGTGCTGGCGATCCACCCCTCGGTGACGATCGGCGCCTGGGACCTCACGGCGGCCGATGCCGACGTTCCGGTTGACGACAGCGTGCGCCTGCTGACACTGACGCTGACCGACGACGAGGATGTCCAGGCCGTCATCACACCCCCGGACGGCGGAGCGGCAGTGGCGTTGCGGTCGGCCCGCGCGAGCGACGCCCTCGCCGAGCGGTATGCCCCCGCTCGCGGTCTGTGGCACGCCACAGGACTCGGCGCCTTGACGGCGACCGCCGAAAGCGATCTGGAACTCGTGCTGTTCCCGCGTGTGGGCGTGGCAACCGACGCCGTGCCCCAGGTGGTGGCGGCGCTGGTCCTGCGCGAAGGCGATGCGATGATCCGCGATTGCGACGTGTCGCTGATCACCGGCACGGGCGGCGCTCAGCAGAAGCTCGAATGGAACGAACGGGGCTATTTCGAGGGTTTTGTCGTTCCGTCCGGCGCAGGCCCGGCGGTCTGGCAGGCAACGGCGCGGGGTGTCACCGGCGCCGGCCTTCCCTTTCAACGCATCGCCGTCCAGAGGCAGCAGGTGGCACCGATGCGGCGTGACGCGCTCTGGGTGCAGCCCAAGCCGGTGGTTCTCGAACTCGACCCCGGTTGCACGGTCACGGGACGGGTGGTGATCGCGGGACGCGGACGCTTCACCGCCGATGTGCAGGGGTTCGGCGCGGACGTGTCGCTGCTGCAGAGCGGCGGAGAAATCCCCGAGGGACGTCAGCTCGAACTGGGACTGGCGGTGACGGCGGGCCCTGACGCGCGTCCCGGCGCGACCACCGGTCAGGTCGTGGTGGCCGTCGGCAAGCTACCCCGCGCTGCGGTGAGTGTCTGCGTGCGCATCCGCGCGCCGCCGATTGCCGTCGGCCCCAGGGAGCTGGCGTGGCATGATGTCGCGCCGGGACAGGCGGTGACCGGAACGGTGTGGGCCGTGGCGCGGTCCGCCGACCGCGCTTGCCGCGTGCAGGCGGTGGCGCTGGGGTTTGACGGCCGCTCCGGCGGCGTTCGCGACGTGACGCTGGGGGTCGAAACCACACGCTGGCAGATGGTGATCGGAACTGCGGGCATCGGCTCCACCACCCAGCTCACCGGCCGGGTCGCGGTCAGTTGGGGCTGGGATACCGTCGAGGTCCCCTGGACGGTGCGGGTCGTCGTTCCGGAACCCGAAGTCATTCCCGAGCCGGAACCGGAGCCGGAGCCGGCGGTGGTCACCGATCCGGAGCCGGAATCGGAACCCGAACCGGTCATCGAACCGCCGCAGCCCGAACCGGATCCAGCTCCGGAAGTTGCGCCGCCGGCCCCATCCGCCGCCGAACCGGCGGCCGTCACCCCCGCGCCAGCCGGAGATACCCATGCGTGGCGGATGACGGGGGTGCTCATCCTCCTGTTGATTCTCCTGTACCTGCTGTGGCGGATGACGCGAGGCGACGAAAACCGGCTCGCCAAGTATTTTGCCGCCAGTCTGGTCATGCATATACTGGTGTTTCTGTTGTGCCTGGATCTGCTGTTGCAGACGCGGGTGGTGACCCTGGATCAAATCTCGCCCACGCTGGCGGTGACGATCGGATCGCTCGAGGAGAAGCTGGGGTTCTCGCTGGCGCCCGCAGCCGGCGCCGTCGCCGTGAAGGACACGCAGGCCGAACTGGACGTACAGGCCAGGGCGGACCTGTCGCTTGCGGCGTCCGAGGCGCGCACCGCGGCCGATCTCGCACAACCCGATCTCAGCGCGAGCGCCGTGGCGGCAATGGAGGCGCAGACGCGCGAGCGGACGCCCGACCCGCTGGAGCGGCAGGCCGAAGAGGCGGCCAAGCAAGCCCTTCAACCCGATACGCCCGCCGAGAAGCAACCCGAAGTCGCCGCCAAACGGCGCGAATCGGAACAAACCGTTGAGCACGCGCGTGTGTTCGAAGCCACGCGCGCAACGGCTGTTCAGCGGCACGCGACAGAACGCCGTGAGATGCAGGTGACGCTGCCGCAGCATGGCGCAGAGGTTCAGGACGTCGCTGTTGCCCCCACACCGCTCAAACGACAGGCCGCCGCCGCGTTGCACGCCACAGAATCGGCTGAGCGTGAACTGGCGCCGACCGCTGAGGCGAGTCCTGAAGACCTCCGGCAGGCGTCGGCCAAACACGCAGAACGGGTGGCGCAGGCCGATGCTGCACGATCGGTGGATCGGCAACGGGCCGTGACTGATGGCGGCGCGGCACAACGGAAGACGGCAACGGCGATCAGCGTGGCGGCCGGCGCCAACGCGCGACAGCCAGAGGCGGCGACGGTCGCACTGGCGCGTGTCGCCTCCGCTGCCGCCTCACCCGAAACCGCGCGCCCGGAGAGTTTTGGATCCGAACGGCAGGCGGCGGGCCCCGCCGCGGTGGCTGCGGAGGCGGTCGCGCTGGCGGCCGGTACGCAGCGCCGCGACGCACCCGCCGCGACGCCGGCCGGAAGCGAACCGGCAGCCGCCACAGTCGCCCGCGCGGCGGAAGCGGCTGGCGGCGCGGCGCGGCGGAAAACGTCAACGGCGATCAGCCTGACGGCCGCAGCCGACGCTCACCGGCCGGAGGCGGCGCGAGACGTCGGAATCGCCCTTCCCAAGAGGACGGGCCAGCCGCAGCGTGGCCAGAACGGCGCCGGCGATCTGGCCTTGAAGGGCGGCAGCGGCGGTCCGGTCACGGTTTCGGCGACGCTGGCCCTGGCGCAATACGGCGGTGACTGGGATTGCGCGCGGACAGCGATGATGTTTTTAAGCCACCAGCTTCGTGAGCGGACCGGCATGTCGCTGATGGCTGGAGACATCGTCGTGCGGCTCGATCAACCCGAGCTGCACCGGCTGCCGTTCGTATATCTGACCGGCCATAATGATTTTCGTTTCACGGACGCGGAAGTGCGCAACCTGCGCGACTACCTGCAGAAAAACGGACACCTGTGGGCCGATGACTCGACGCACTACCGCGACGAGACCTTTGACCGGGCCTTCCGGCGTGAAATCGCGCGGGTGCTTCCGGGCGCGGTGATCGAACGGCTGGGCGCCGATTTCGACGGCTGGCGCACCGGTTACGACCTGACCCGCGGCTACAAGGGCTACGCCATTCCGCCGGGAGACAAATACCGCGAGGACTACATCGAGGGGATACGGATCAACGGACGTGTCGCCGTGGTCTACACGCGCAACGATTATGGTGACGGCCTCAACATCGATCCCCACACGCAGCCGCTCAAGGATTCACTCACCAGCCTCAGTCCGGCGGAAATGCAGGAAGGGGCGACGCGGATGGGGGTCAATCTCGTCCTATACTTCCTCAGTCAGCACGGCGGGATTGATGTGACGTTTATGGACAAGGCTTCGGGAGGCATGCGCCGCGCGTCCGACCCGTCAGACGCACGGCCGCC